Proteins from a single region of Salvelinus sp. IW2-2015 linkage group LG4p, ASM291031v2, whole genome shotgun sequence:
- the LOC111957825 gene encoding class A basic helix-loop-helix protein 9: MSLSSQSTVPRRSVGTRPAMSSHAILTKSEFSEEEQEGILLGLDEEKDSGSEDSEAGSKNSSESKGGXAGSCPDVKRRSRPVRSKSRRVAANVRERKRILDYNQSFNALRMVLKHDLNGKRLSKIATLRRAINHISSLTVFLRSHPSPSALPGGHPTCTHAECLRGQPSAGIEEAMLVLGKDRERERGFQIPVETYCLQHKPLHWSQHHQPSLQDHGAHKAPIILPPELQPYTDTPGGGHPSPSCLPSPSYAHFSPTETQFYTPSHPHEELSSPPYYISSEWSGGSGYPFGVRANCRPNHTDSFSDSSPAVSFTWQLGYLQGSAGYQQFLTMY; this comes from the coding sequence ATGAGCCTGTCTTCTCAGAGTACAGTACCGAGGAGGAGTGTGGGCACcaggccagccatgagcagccacgCTATTCTCACCAAGTCAGAGttctctgaggaggagcaagagggGATTCTGCTGGGTTTGGATGAGGAGAAGGACAGTGGCAGCGAGGACAGCGAGGCTGGCTCAAAGAACTCTTCAGAGAGCAAGGGCGGCARGGCCGGCAGCTGCCCTGATGTGAAGAGACGCAGTCGTCCTGTCCGCTCCAAATCCCGCCGTGTGGCCGCCAATGTTCGCGAGCGAAAACgtatcctggactacaaccagtCTTTCAATGCACTGCGCATGGTGCTCAAACATGACCTCAACGGCAAGCGACTGTCCAAGATCGCCACTCTGAGACGTGCCATCAACCACATCTCTTCGCTGACCGTCTTCCTGCGCTCCCACCCCAGCCCCAGTGCCCTGCCAGGAGGACATCCAACCTGCACCCACGCAGAGTGCCTCAGAGGGCAGCCCTCGGCTGGAATTGAGGAGGCCATGCTGGTCCTGgggaaggacagggagagagagaggggcttccAGATCCCGGTGGAGACCTACTGTCTGCAGCATAAGCCGTTGCACTGGAGTCAACACCACCAGCCGTCCCTGCAGGATCACGGTGCCCACAAGGCTCCCATCATTCTGCCTCCAGAGCTCCAGCCCTACACAGACACCCCAGGAGGAGGACACCCCAGCCCTTCGTGCCTGCCATCCCCATCCTATGCTCACTTCTCCCCCACTGAGACCCAGTTCTACACACCCTCGCACCCTCACGAGGAGTTGAGCAGCCCCCCGTACTACATCAGCAGCGAGTGGAGTGGGGGGTCAGGGTACCCGTTTGGAGTGAGGGCCAATTGTCGCCCGAACCACACTGACAGCTTCTCAGACTCCTCTCCTGCTGTGTCCTTCACGTGGCAGCTGGGTTACCTGCAAGGCTCAGCTGGCTACCAACAGTTCCTTACCATGTACTGA